The following coding sequences are from one Streptomyces sp. V3I7 window:
- a CDS encoding DUF3090 domain-containing protein produces MSRQVFLYDPPDRFVAGTVGLPGRRTFFLQATAGPRVTSVVLEKTQVAALAERMDELLDEVVRRSGGSAPVPAVAPAEISDTDPLDTPLEEEFRVGTMALAWDGEEQRMVVEAQALVELEAESDEDLAQAEERLLQDEENGPPMLRVRLTGAQARAFAKRALDVVNAGRPPCPLCSLPLDPEGHVCPRQNGYRRGA; encoded by the coding sequence GTGTCCCGTCAGGTGTTCCTCTACGACCCCCCGGACCGCTTCGTGGCGGGCACGGTCGGGCTGCCCGGACGCCGTACGTTCTTCCTCCAGGCCACCGCCGGCCCCCGGGTGACCAGCGTGGTCCTGGAGAAGACCCAGGTCGCCGCCCTCGCCGAGCGCATGGACGAACTCCTCGACGAGGTCGTGCGGCGCAGCGGCGGCAGCGCGCCGGTGCCCGCGGTGGCGCCGGCCGAGATCTCCGACACCGACCCGCTGGACACCCCCCTCGAGGAGGAGTTCCGCGTCGGCACCATGGCCCTCGCCTGGGACGGCGAGGAGCAGCGCATGGTCGTCGAGGCCCAGGCGCTGGTCGAGCTGGAGGCCGAGTCCGACGAGGACCTCGCCCAGGCCGAGGAGCGGCTGCTCCAGGACGAGGAGAACGGCCCTCCGATGCTGCGGGTCCGGCTCACCGGCGCGCAGGCCAGGGCCTTCGCCAAGCGGGCCCTCGACGTCGTCAACGCCGGAAGGCCGCCGTGCCCGCTGTGCAGCCTCCCGCTCGACCCGGAAGGACACGTATGTCCGCGCCAGAACGGATACCGCCGCGGAGCGTGA
- a CDS encoding aldo/keto reductase gives MEQRHLGRTGLRVSRIGLGTLTWGRDTDEHDAADLLKAFWEAGGNLVDTADVYGAGESEYLLGKLMEGLVPRRDLVISTKAGSVPDPERRFDGSRGHLLAALDASLARLGTDYVDIWHIHAYDPDTPLEETLQALDLAVSSGRARYAGVSNFCGWQLAKAATWQLAAPGTRTRLASTQMEYSLLQRGIEREVLPAAQDLGVGLLPSSPLGRGVLTAKYRHSTPSDSRGASEHLAPFVAPYLDDTARQIVEAVTTAADGLAVTPLQVALAWVRDRPGVAAPIVGARNVQQLTGALSVEALSLPDEICRALDDVSAPLHRYPDHDWSTL, from the coding sequence ATGGAGCAGAGGCATCTCGGCCGAACCGGCCTGCGCGTGTCCCGGATCGGGCTCGGCACCCTCACCTGGGGCCGGGACACCGACGAGCACGACGCCGCGGACTTGCTGAAGGCGTTCTGGGAGGCGGGCGGCAACCTCGTCGACACCGCGGACGTGTACGGCGCCGGGGAGTCCGAGTATCTGCTGGGCAAGCTCATGGAAGGCCTCGTGCCACGCCGGGACCTGGTCATCTCGACGAAGGCGGGGAGTGTGCCGGACCCCGAGCGCCGGTTCGACGGCTCGCGCGGCCATCTGCTCGCCGCGCTCGACGCCTCCCTCGCCCGCCTCGGCACCGACTACGTCGACATCTGGCACATCCACGCCTACGACCCCGACACCCCGCTGGAAGAGACCCTCCAGGCCCTCGACCTCGCCGTCAGCAGCGGCCGCGCGCGCTACGCCGGGGTCTCCAACTTCTGCGGCTGGCAGCTCGCGAAGGCGGCCACCTGGCAGCTCGCGGCGCCGGGTACGCGCACCCGGCTGGCGAGCACGCAGATGGAGTACTCGCTGCTCCAGCGCGGGATCGAACGCGAAGTGCTGCCCGCCGCCCAGGACCTGGGCGTGGGTCTGCTGCCCTCCTCGCCGCTCGGCCGCGGCGTCCTGACCGCCAAGTACCGCCATTCCACGCCCTCGGACTCGCGCGGCGCCTCGGAGCACCTGGCGCCGTTCGTCGCCCCGTACCTCGACGACACGGCACGGCAGATCGTGGAGGCGGTGACGACGGCGGCGGACGGCCTCGCCGTGACGCCGCTTCAGGTGGCCCTCGCCTGGGTGCGGGACCGGCCCGGCGTGGCCGCCCCGATCGTCGGCGCGCGCAACGTCCAGCAGCTCACGGGGGCGCTGTCAGTGGAGGCGCTTAGTCTTCCTGACGAGATCTGCCGGGCGCTCGACGATGTGTCGGCGCCCCTGCACCGCTATCCCGATCACGACTGGAGCACGCTGTGA
- the chpH gene encoding chaplin ChpH, whose protein sequence is MLKKVVAAAAATGGLVLAGAGLAVADSGAQGAAVHSPGVISGNVVQVPVHVPVNVCGNTISVIGLLNPAFGNYCVNK, encoded by the coding sequence ATGCTCAAGAAGGTCGTCGCTGCTGCGGCTGCCACTGGTGGTCTGGTTCTCGCGGGTGCGGGCCTGGCCGTCGCCGACTCGGGTGCTCAGGGTGCCGCCGTGCACTCCCCGGGCGTCATTTCCGGCAACGTCGTCCAGGTTCCCGTGCACGTCCCGGTGAACGTCTGCGGCAACACGATCTCCGTGATCGGGCTGCTGAACCCCGCCTTCGGCAACTACTGCGTCAACAAGTGA
- the corA gene encoding magnesium/cobalt transporter CorA, with protein sequence MIFDCALYRDGRRTDGPAEPAKALEEARDTDGAFVWLALHEPTAQEFDSVKNVFGLHPLAVEDALKAHQRPKLEVYDDSLFMVLKPVFYEPESDAVSTGEVMVFIGDSFVVTVRHGKASALTEVRKRLETHPEKLRHGPTSVLHATADATVDAYMEVAAELSNDLDELEAEVFSPSDSGSRGTASRIYTFKRQILKFRRATVPLALPLTHLSGGEAGGTAVPFVDDAARPFFRDVNDHLTRVNESVEGLDRLVSDILSAHLAQMSVRQNDDMRKISAWAAMAAVPTLIAGIYGMNFDHMPELHWIWSYPVVLCVMAVLEVLMFRGFKRRGWL encoded by the coding sequence GTGATCTTCGACTGTGCCCTTTACCGCGACGGGCGTCGCACCGACGGACCCGCGGAACCCGCCAAGGCCCTTGAGGAGGCGCGCGACACGGACGGCGCCTTCGTGTGGCTCGCCCTGCACGAGCCGACGGCGCAGGAGTTCGACAGCGTCAAGAACGTGTTCGGGCTGCACCCGCTGGCCGTCGAGGACGCCCTGAAGGCCCACCAGCGGCCGAAGCTGGAGGTGTACGACGATTCCCTCTTCATGGTCCTCAAGCCGGTCTTCTACGAGCCCGAGAGCGACGCCGTCTCCACCGGCGAGGTCATGGTGTTCATCGGCGACTCGTTCGTGGTGACCGTCCGGCACGGCAAGGCCTCGGCGCTGACGGAGGTTCGGAAGCGGCTGGAGACTCATCCCGAGAAGCTGCGGCACGGGCCGACGTCGGTGCTGCACGCGACCGCGGACGCCACGGTCGACGCCTACATGGAGGTGGCGGCCGAGCTGAGCAACGACCTGGACGAGCTGGAGGCGGAGGTCTTCTCCCCCTCCGACTCCGGCTCGCGGGGCACCGCGTCCAGGATCTACACGTTCAAGCGGCAGATCCTGAAGTTCCGCCGGGCGACGGTGCCGCTGGCGCTGCCGCTGACCCATCTCTCGGGCGGGGAGGCGGGCGGCACGGCGGTGCCGTTCGTGGACGACGCGGCGCGGCCGTTCTTCCGTGACGTCAACGACCACCTGACGCGCGTGAACGAGTCCGTGGAGGGTCTGGACCGGCTGGTGTCCGACATCCTGTCCGCGCATCTCGCGCAGATGAGCGTCCGCCAGAACGACGACATGCGGAAGATCTCCGCGTGGGCGGCGATGGCCGCGGTGCCCACGCTGATCGCAGGCATCTACGGCATGAACTTCGACCACATGCCCGAGCTGCACTGGATCTGGAGCTACCCGGTGGTGTTGTGCGTGATGGCGGTCCTGGAGGTGCTGATGTTCCGGGGCTTCAAGCGGCGGGGCTGGTTGTAG
- a CDS encoding histidine phosphatase family protein yields MPTLILVRHGRSTANSAGLLAGWTPGVALDERGARQAAALPGRLAALPLREVVTSPLQRCRETVQPLLDARPELTAHTDERIGEAHYGDWSGRKLAELKDEPLMDVVQAHPSAAAFPGGESMRAMQARAVEAVRDWNARVERDHGADAVYLMCSHGDIIKSLVADALGMHLDLFQRISVEPCSVTAIRYTRLRPFLVRLGETGDFASLVPREEPPVEGGQDGGDAPVGGGAGAP; encoded by the coding sequence ATGCCCACGCTGATCCTCGTCCGGCACGGACGCTCGACCGCCAACTCCGCGGGACTGCTCGCCGGCTGGACGCCCGGCGTCGCCCTCGACGAGCGCGGCGCCCGGCAGGCCGCGGCGCTGCCCGGCCGGCTCGCCGCGCTGCCGCTCCGCGAGGTCGTCACCAGCCCCCTCCAGCGCTGCCGGGAGACCGTCCAGCCGCTGCTCGACGCCCGGCCGGAACTGACGGCGCACACCGACGAACGCATCGGGGAGGCCCACTACGGCGACTGGTCAGGCCGCAAGCTCGCCGAGCTGAAGGACGAGCCGCTGATGGACGTCGTCCAGGCGCACCCCTCCGCGGCCGCCTTCCCCGGCGGCGAGTCCATGCGGGCCATGCAGGCCCGGGCCGTCGAGGCGGTACGCGACTGGAACGCGCGCGTGGAGCGCGACCACGGCGCCGACGCCGTCTATCTCATGTGCTCGCACGGCGACATCATCAAGTCCCTCGTCGCCGACGCGCTCGGCATGCACCTCGACCTGTTCCAGCGGATCTCCGTCGAGCCGTGCTCCGTCACCGCGATCCGCTACACGCGCCTGCGGCCGTTCCTCGTCCGCCTCGGCGAGACCGGGGACTTCGCCTCCCTCGTACCGAGGGAGGAACCGCCCGTGGAAGGCGGGCAGGACGGGGGAGACGCACCGGTGGGGGGCGGTGCGGGCGCACCGTGA
- a CDS encoding SCO1664 family protein, translating into MSAPERIPPRSVTPEESVTSEDGAVELLAEGELTVRGRIREASNAALFCTVAHDGRTASCIYKPIAGERPLWDFPDGTLAERETATYEVSEATGWGLVPPTVLRDGPYGEGMCQLWIDPVPDGELLALVDGEEPGPGWKAIGLADVGEGRTALLVHADDERLRRLAVLDAVINNADRKGGHLLPAAGGRLYGIDHGVTFNVENKLRTLLWGWAGEPLTDDAVAALQGLKAALGDGGALGTRLAHLITGAELKATRARVDALLSSGRHPEPGGEWPPIPWPPV; encoded by the coding sequence ATGTCCGCGCCAGAACGGATACCGCCGCGGAGCGTGACGCCCGAGGAGAGCGTGACGTCCGAGGACGGCGCCGTCGAACTGCTCGCCGAGGGCGAGCTGACGGTGCGCGGCCGCATCCGTGAGGCGTCCAACGCGGCCCTGTTCTGCACGGTCGCCCACGACGGGCGTACGGCGTCCTGCATCTACAAGCCCATCGCCGGCGAGCGCCCGCTGTGGGACTTCCCCGACGGCACCCTCGCCGAGCGCGAAACGGCCACGTACGAGGTCTCCGAGGCCACCGGCTGGGGCCTGGTGCCGCCCACCGTGCTGCGGGACGGGCCGTACGGCGAGGGCATGTGCCAGCTGTGGATCGACCCGGTCCCCGACGGCGAGCTGCTCGCCCTGGTGGACGGCGAGGAGCCCGGACCGGGCTGGAAGGCGATCGGCCTCGCCGACGTCGGCGAGGGCCGGACCGCGCTGCTCGTGCACGCCGACGACGAGCGGCTGCGGCGGCTCGCCGTCCTCGACGCGGTGATCAACAACGCGGACCGCAAGGGCGGCCATCTGCTGCCGGCCGCCGGGGGACGCCTGTACGGCATCGACCACGGCGTCACCTTCAACGTCGAGAACAAGCTGCGCACCCTGCTGTGGGGCTGGGCGGGCGAGCCCCTCACCGACGACGCCGTCGCCGCGCTCCAGGGCCTCAAGGCCGCCCTGGGCGACGGCGGCGCGCTGGGCACCCGTCTGGCCCACCTGATCACCGGTGCGGAACTGAAGGCCACGCGCGCGCGGGTCGACGCGTTGCTGAGCTCGGGCAGGCACCCGGAGCCGGGCGGGGAGTGGCC
- a CDS encoding DUF5703 family protein, which produces MPEYEFVDVYVPRGVSRKEATRLLTDHAEYGHWELDRLSLLRDGSRKVRLRRRIIRQVRATW; this is translated from the coding sequence ATGCCGGAATACGAATTTGTCGACGTGTACGTCCCGCGCGGGGTCTCCCGCAAGGAGGCCACGCGTCTGCTGACGGACCATGCCGAGTACGGACACTGGGAGTTGGACCGACTGAGCCTGCTGCGGGACGGCAGCCGCAAGGTGCGGTTGCGTCGGCGGATCATCCGCCAGGTCCGCGCCACCTGGTGA
- a CDS encoding ferritin-like domain-containing protein, which translates to MLSARSLFQEILDNDESFRLFCSIAAGGEAQGGWENSRIAALVPQSRRALAPKITRHGADEDKHGRIFNALLRKRGLHPVPVPPETDYTMLLERQGIGLAHEKLRRDEPLTEQDIVVYLAHSRVTEQRASEQMELLCRHFGDHPDVGRAVRMISHDEDNHLAYCHEELLRLARAGHGPAILRALRACALAEIRVHRDVSLAVMAHMACILGWSRARSALLAAGIHARYAYERAVGWHRMVSLRMPERRDALGGPAPAATEYA; encoded by the coding sequence ATGCTGTCGGCCAGGAGTCTGTTCCAGGAGATCCTCGACAACGACGAGTCCTTCCGGCTCTTCTGCTCCATCGCGGCCGGCGGGGAGGCGCAGGGCGGCTGGGAGAACAGCCGGATCGCCGCACTGGTACCGCAGAGCCGGCGCGCGCTCGCCCCCAAGATCACCCGGCACGGCGCGGACGAGGACAAGCACGGGCGCATCTTCAACGCCCTGCTGCGCAAGCGCGGCCTCCACCCGGTCCCCGTACCGCCCGAGACCGACTACACGATGCTCCTGGAGCGGCAGGGGATCGGTCTCGCGCACGAGAAGCTCAGGCGCGACGAGCCGCTCACCGAACAGGACATCGTCGTCTACCTCGCCCACAGCCGGGTCACCGAGCAGCGCGCCTCCGAGCAGATGGAGCTGCTGTGCCGGCACTTCGGCGACCACCCCGACGTCGGTCGCGCCGTGCGGATGATCTCCCACGACGAGGACAACCACCTCGCCTACTGTCACGAGGAACTGCTGCGCCTCGCGCGCGCGGGGCACGGCCCGGCCATCCTGCGGGCGCTGCGCGCGTGCGCCCTCGCCGAGATCCGGGTGCACCGCGACGTCAGCCTCGCCGTCATGGCCCACATGGCGTGCATCCTCGGCTGGTCGCGGGCCAGGTCCGCGCTCCTCGCCGCGGGCATCCACGCCCGGTACGCCTACGAGCGGGCCGTCGGCTGGCACCGCATGGTCTCCCTGCGGATGCCCGAACGACGCGACGCGCTGGGCGGCCCCGCGCCCGCGGCGACCGAGTACGCCTGA
- a CDS encoding chaplin family protein yields the protein MGQGTRKGLMTVVAATGVIVGAGGYAHADSGASGSAAGSPGVLSGNTVQVPVHVPVNVCGNTVNVVGLLNPAAGNACGNGGRSGSSGGHGGSGAHAGAHTGGSPGVGSGNSVQAPIDVPVNVCGNSVDIIGIGNAALGNTCANDGGSSGGGHGTTPPGGGGGGGGGHETPPGNPGQPGHPGHPGEPGHPGNPGHPGNPGTPGHPGTPGHPGEPGNPPSTGGGLTPGGSAHGGGQGGGSEVTQPRPTAQLAHTGSDLPLGVAIPASAGALLAGVVLYRRGKASA from the coding sequence ATGGGACAGGGCACCCGCAAGGGCCTCATGACCGTCGTCGCGGCGACCGGTGTCATCGTCGGCGCGGGCGGCTACGCCCACGCGGATTCGGGAGCGAGCGGCTCGGCCGCCGGCTCGCCCGGTGTGCTGTCCGGCAACACCGTCCAGGTACCGGTGCACGTACCGGTCAACGTCTGCGGCAACACCGTGAACGTCGTCGGACTTCTCAACCCGGCGGCGGGCAACGCGTGCGGCAACGGCGGACGGAGCGGCTCCTCGGGCGGTCACGGCGGCTCCGGCGCGCACGCGGGCGCGCACACCGGCGGCTCGCCCGGCGTCGGCTCCGGCAACAGCGTGCAGGCGCCGATCGACGTGCCGGTGAACGTGTGCGGCAACAGCGTCGACATCATCGGGATCGGCAACGCCGCGCTGGGCAACACGTGCGCCAACGACGGAGGCTCCTCCGGGGGCGGCCACGGCACCACGCCTCCGGGCGGGGGCGGTGGGGGCGGGGGTGGCCATGAGACGCCGCCAGGGAACCCCGGTCAGCCGGGACACCCCGGTCACCCCGGTGAGCCGGGTCACCCTGGCAACCCGGGTCATCCGGGCAACCCTGGCACGCCTGGTCACCCCGGTACCCCCGGGCACCCCGGTGAGCCGGGCAACCCGCCCTCCACAGGCGGCGGCCTGACGCCCGGCGGCTCCGCGCACGGCGGCGGCCAGGGCGGCGGCAGCGAGGTCACCCAGCCCCGGCCCACCGCACAACTCGCGCACACCGGCAGCGACCTGCCGCTCGGCGTCGCGATCCCGGCGAGCGCGGGGGCGCTCCTGGCGGGCGTGGTGCTGTACCGCAGGGGCAAGGCGTCGGCGTAA
- a CDS encoding ATP-binding domain-containing protein, whose product MSTDPETTENAEPGTPDDRTPEAGTDADGAAAPGAGEGAADDGSLAGDDAGTEGGDAETGAGTAGTDTDAGTDTGTDGDSDDSAAQRSAAEAELAAQRIERERIERRKAERQGPVESGGKLSGQAADLLAAVRAVESGKKSAAPVFSEPQPRRAAPEPERRPQPAPAPEAVAPAAPAAEAVDAVRRVLADGGAPEALAPQAAALLGEGADALLREDPWQLLRLGGVRPEQADGFARALLGAQCGPDDERRGRAMTLWLLEQAALAGHTALEMPALAAALRQRGVPDPAAAVQSTIAEGDALVFQDALEEPGAPAAQDDAQQDDEEGDEERPVRVLVGLERYALAEESLADGLARLVNSPPKEASQPWESAAASLSGSAAELARAVAVHSLVLHTGGEAAGAEPAALLAAARAAGLSAVAAAHTPDGGRRFAALPASGDDSSAVVTVPGLLSGAEGPGRDADGALELDLLVVLDAPQLDVESAAMLVESLPDGARLVLSGDPAVLWSAGPGRVFADLLAARACPQIASRTPDPGPLGELVSGIGIGELTQVEAPGKEVVIVPVRDAGEAVHRTVQLVADSVPRAIGIPAERTVVITPGHGGAAGTRALNAALKQRLNPGPGRFGGFDPGDRVAYSPAPGRTLPGEVVKADAEGLHLSCAGVLVVVPRERVERSVRHGWALTAHQAAGGRWPAVVVVLPGDAAQALSRPWVYTAFSRAERHLSVVHGVDQALPRAVAEVPAKPRTTRLQVLLTTQVPAS is encoded by the coding sequence GTGAGCACGGACCCGGAGACCACGGAGAACGCCGAGCCGGGGACCCCGGACGACCGGACGCCGGAGGCGGGGACGGACGCTGACGGTGCCGCGGCGCCGGGTGCCGGCGAGGGCGCGGCGGACGACGGCTCGCTGGCGGGGGACGACGCCGGGACCGAGGGCGGCGACGCGGAGACGGGCGCGGGCACCGCGGGCACGGACACGGACGCGGGCACGGACACGGGCACGGACGGGGACTCGGACGACTCCGCGGCGCAGCGTTCCGCGGCCGAGGCGGAGCTCGCGGCTCAGCGGATCGAGCGGGAGCGGATCGAGCGGCGCAAGGCCGAGAGGCAGGGGCCCGTCGAGAGCGGCGGCAAGCTCAGCGGCCAGGCCGCCGATCTGCTCGCGGCCGTACGGGCGGTGGAGAGCGGCAAGAAGTCCGCGGCCCCCGTCTTCAGCGAACCGCAGCCGCGCCGCGCGGCTCCCGAGCCCGAACGCCGGCCACAGCCCGCCCCCGCCCCGGAAGCCGTCGCTCCGGCGGCTCCCGCGGCGGAAGCCGTCGACGCCGTCCGGCGCGTCCTCGCCGACGGCGGGGCCCCGGAGGCCCTCGCTCCGCAGGCCGCCGCGCTCCTCGGTGAGGGGGCGGACGCCCTGCTGCGGGAGGACCCCTGGCAGTTGCTGCGGCTCGGCGGCGTACGGCCGGAGCAGGCCGACGGGTTCGCGCGGGCGCTGCTCGGCGCGCAGTGCGGTCCGGACGACGAGCGCCGGGGCCGGGCGATGACCCTCTGGCTGCTGGAGCAGGCGGCGCTGGCCGGACACACCGCCCTGGAGATGCCCGCGCTCGCTGCCGCGCTGCGGCAGCGGGGTGTGCCCGATCCGGCCGCGGCCGTGCAGAGCACGATCGCCGAGGGCGACGCCCTGGTCTTCCAGGACGCCCTTGAGGAACCGGGAGCCCCGGCCGCTCAGGACGACGCTCAACAGGACGACGAGGAAGGCGACGAGGAGCGCCCCGTACGCGTGCTGGTCGGCCTGGAGCGGTATGCGCTCGCCGAGGAGAGCCTGGCCGACGGACTGGCCCGGCTCGTCAACTCCCCGCCCAAGGAGGCCTCGCAGCCCTGGGAGTCGGCCGCCGCCTCCCTCTCCGGCAGTGCGGCCGAACTGGCGCGTGCCGTCGCCGTGCACAGCCTCGTGCTGCACACCGGCGGTGAGGCGGCCGGCGCCGAGCCGGCCGCTCTGCTCGCAGCGGCGCGCGCCGCGGGGCTGAGCGCCGTCGCGGCCGCCCACACCCCGGACGGCGGCCGCCGCTTCGCCGCCCTGCCGGCGTCCGGTGACGACTCGTCCGCCGTCGTCACCGTCCCTGGGCTGCTGTCCGGCGCCGAGGGACCGGGCCGGGACGCGGACGGCGCCCTGGAGCTCGATCTCCTCGTCGTCCTGGATGCGCCGCAGCTCGACGTGGAGAGCGCGGCGATGCTCGTGGAGTCGCTGCCCGACGGCGCCCGGCTGGTGCTGAGCGGGGACCCGGCGGTGCTGTGGTCGGCCGGACCCGGCCGGGTCTTCGCCGACCTCCTCGCGGCCCGTGCCTGCCCGCAGATCGCCTCGCGCACTCCCGACCCCGGCCCCCTCGGCGAGCTCGTCTCCGGCATCGGCATCGGCGAGCTGACCCAGGTCGAGGCGCCCGGCAAGGAGGTCGTCATCGTGCCGGTGCGGGACGCGGGCGAGGCCGTGCACCGGACCGTGCAGCTGGTCGCGGACTCGGTGCCGCGCGCCATCGGCATCCCGGCGGAGCGGACGGTCGTGATCACGCCGGGGCACGGCGGTGCCGCGGGCACCCGCGCGCTCAACGCGGCCCTCAAGCAGCGCCTCAACCCGGGCCCCGGCCGCTTCGGCGGCTTCGATCCCGGTGACCGGGTGGCCTACTCCCCCGCGCCGGGCCGCACGCTCCCGGGGGAGGTGGTGAAGGCCGACGCCGAGGGACTGCACCTGTCGTGCGCGGGCGTCCTCGTCGTCGTACCGAGAGAGCGGGTCGAGCGGTCCGTACGGCACGGGTGGGCGCTGACCGCGCATCAGGCGGCGGGCGGCCGCTGGCCGGCGGTGGTCGTGGTGCTGCCCGGCGACGCGGCGCAGGCTCTCAGCCGACCGTGGGTGTACACGGCGTTCAGCCGCGCGGAACGTCATCTGTCCGTGGTCCACGGCGTGGACCAGGCGCTGCCGAGAGCGGTCGCCGAGGTCCCGGCCAAGCCGCGGACGACGCGTCTGCAGGTCCTGCTGACGACGCAGGTGCCCGCGTCCTGA
- a CDS encoding LLM class F420-dependent oxidoreductase: MQLGINLGYWGGGMDADNLAVAQEAERLGYSVCWAAEAYGSDAATVLTWVAAQTERIDVGSAIFQIPARQPAMTAMTAATLDSLSGGRFRLGLGVSGPQVSEGWYGVKFDKPLARTREYVEIVRKALTRERLSYEGEHWTLPLPGGPGKPIKLTVHPQREHIPVYIAAIGPKNLEQTGEIADGALLIFPSAEHLEETAVKYLRAGREKAGKTLDGFDICPTLPLAVGDDKDVARLADTFRPYTALYVGGMGSFKQNFYNQLARRMGYEKEAAEIQEKYLSGDKHGAAAAVPHDLIDKTTLLGSVGRIADRMKAYAAAGVTTLSLAPAGFTLDERLTSLRAGTDALERAGLA; encoded by the coding sequence ATGCAGCTCGGGATCAACCTCGGTTACTGGGGTGGCGGGATGGACGCGGACAATCTGGCCGTGGCACAGGAGGCCGAGCGGCTGGGCTACTCCGTGTGCTGGGCGGCCGAGGCGTACGGATCGGACGCGGCCACCGTGCTCACCTGGGTCGCCGCACAGACCGAGCGCATCGACGTCGGCTCGGCCATCTTCCAGATCCCCGCCCGCCAGCCCGCGATGACCGCGATGACCGCGGCCACGCTCGACTCGCTCTCCGGCGGCCGCTTCCGGCTCGGCCTCGGCGTCTCCGGCCCGCAGGTCTCCGAGGGCTGGTACGGCGTCAAGTTCGACAAGCCGCTGGCGCGCACGCGCGAGTACGTCGAGATCGTGCGCAAGGCGCTGACCCGCGAGCGCCTGTCGTACGAGGGCGAGCACTGGACGCTGCCGCTGCCCGGCGGCCCCGGCAAGCCGATCAAGCTGACCGTGCACCCGCAGCGCGAGCACATCCCGGTGTACATCGCGGCGATCGGCCCGAAGAATCTGGAGCAGACCGGCGAGATCGCCGACGGCGCGCTGCTCATCTTCCCCTCCGCCGAGCACCTGGAGGAGACCGCCGTCAAGTACCTGCGCGCGGGCCGCGAGAAGGCCGGCAAGACCCTCGACGGCTTCGACATCTGCCCGACCCTCCCGCTCGCCGTAGGCGACGACAAGGACGTGGCCCGGCTCGCCGACACCTTCCGCCCCTACACCGCCCTGTACGTGGGCGGCATGGGCAGCTTCAAGCAGAACTTCTACAACCAGCTCGCCCGGCGCATGGGATACGAGAAGGAGGCCGCCGAGATCCAGGAGAAGTACCTCTCCGGCGACAAGCACGGCGCCGCGGCCGCCGTACCACACGACCTCATCGACAAGACCACGCTGCTCGGCTCCGTCGGCCGCATCGCCGACCGGATGAAGGCCTACGCCGCGGCCGGCGTCACCACGCTGAGCCTCGCCCCCGCCGGCTTCACCCTCGACGAGCGGCTCACCTCCCTGCGAGCCGGCACCGACGCCCTGGAGCGCGCCGGTCTCGCGTAG